A stretch of the Mesorhizobium huakuii genome encodes the following:
- a CDS encoding DUF922 domain-containing Zn-dependent protease, whose product MMKRSLLCALLLAVTAAPAGAANLVKTYSYFSIGGSTLEDIEKQLSTHGPQVKSTGSRHPGATQMAFTTRISYAKQAGSCRIADAVVTVKVKVILPEWRRPRKADPDVRVFWDTLAADIKRHEERHVEIAKNHARVLEDALKATYPQKDCGAAKAKAAEITAAILARHDRAQVQFDRVESVNFESRILRLMHYRIQRIENGQLPPPG is encoded by the coding sequence ATGATGAAACGATCCCTGCTTTGCGCGCTGCTGCTTGCCGTGACCGCCGCCCCGGCGGGCGCGGCCAATCTGGTGAAAACATACAGCTATTTTTCCATTGGCGGCAGCACGCTCGAGGATATCGAGAAGCAGCTCTCCACACACGGCCCGCAGGTCAAAAGCACGGGCTCGCGCCACCCCGGCGCCACCCAGATGGCCTTCACCACCCGTATCAGCTACGCCAAGCAGGCAGGCTCCTGCCGGATCGCCGACGCGGTCGTGACCGTCAAGGTCAAGGTGATCCTTCCGGAATGGCGCCGTCCGCGCAAGGCGGACCCGGATGTGCGGGTGTTCTGGGATACGCTGGCGGCCGACATCAAGCGCCACGAGGAACGCCATGTCGAGATCGCCAAGAACCATGCGCGCGTACTGGAAGACGCGCTGAAGGCGACCTATCCGCAAAAGGATTGCGGGGCGGCCAAGGCCAAGGCGGCCGAAATCACCGCCGCCATCCTCGCCAGGCACGACCGCGCCCAGGTGCAGTTCGATCGCGTCGAAAGCGTCAATTTCGAAAGCCGTATCCTGCGGCTGATGCACTATCGCATCCAGCGCATCGAAAACGGCCAGCTGCCGCCACCGGGCTGA
- a CDS encoding NAD(P)/FAD-dependent oxidoreductase, protein MTETIKTDALIVGAGPVGLFAVFELGLFDMKCHLIDILDKPGGQCAELYPEKPIYDIPGWPSISAQGLVDKLLEQIHPFKPDFTYNRMVSSLEKLEDGSFRVTTDENEVFEAKVVVIAAGGGSFQPKRPPIPGIEPYEGKSVFYSVRRMEDFRGHDLVIVGGGDSALDWTLNLQPVAKSVTLVHRRPEFRAAPDSVNKMYAMQEMKQLEFRVGQVTGLTGADGQLSSATIKGGPDGDIEVPCTRMLPFFGLTMKLGPIAEWGLNLHENLIPVDTEKFQTSVPGIFAVGDINSYPGKLKLILSGFHEVALMAQAAKRIISPGERIVFQYTTSSTSLQKKLGVVG, encoded by the coding sequence ATGACCGAAACAATCAAGACAGACGCCCTCATTGTCGGGGCAGGGCCTGTCGGCCTGTTCGCCGTGTTCGAGCTCGGCCTGTTCGACATGAAGTGCCACCTGATCGACATTCTCGACAAACCCGGCGGCCAATGCGCGGAACTCTATCCGGAAAAGCCGATCTACGACATTCCCGGCTGGCCTTCGATCTCGGCGCAAGGGTTGGTCGACAAGCTGCTCGAGCAAATCCATCCGTTCAAGCCGGACTTCACCTACAACCGCATGGTCTCCAGCCTCGAGAAACTGGAGGACGGCAGCTTTCGCGTCACCACCGACGAGAACGAGGTGTTCGAGGCCAAGGTGGTGGTGATCGCCGCCGGCGGCGGCTCGTTCCAGCCTAAGCGCCCGCCGATCCCGGGCATCGAGCCCTATGAGGGCAAGAGCGTCTTCTATTCGGTGCGCCGGATGGAGGATTTTCGCGGCCACGACCTTGTCATTGTCGGCGGCGGCGACTCGGCGCTCGACTGGACGCTGAACCTGCAGCCGGTGGCAAAGAGCGTGACGCTGGTCCATCGGCGCCCCGAATTCCGCGCGGCCCCCGACAGCGTCAACAAAATGTATGCCATGCAGGAGATGAAGCAGCTGGAATTCAGGGTCGGCCAGGTGACCGGGCTCACCGGGGCCGACGGCCAGCTGTCATCGGCCACCATCAAGGGTGGCCCGGACGGCGATATCGAAGTGCCATGCACGCGCATGCTGCCCTTCTTCGGCCTGACCATGAAGCTCGGACCGATCGCGGAATGGGGGCTCAATCTCCACGAAAACCTGATCCCGGTCGACACCGAGAAGTTCCAGACATCGGTGCCCGGCATTTTCGCGGTCGGCGACATCAACTCGTATCCAGGCAAGCTGAAGCTGATCCTGTCAGGCTTCCACGAAGTGGCGCTGATGGCGCAGGCGGCCAAGCGCATCATCAGCCCCGGCGAGCGGATCGTGTTCCAGTACACGACCTCGTCGACCAGCCTGCAGAAGAAGCTCGGCGTGGTGGGGTAA
- a CDS encoding 2Fe-2S iron-sulfur cluster-binding protein, which yields MTKLTFIAHDGTHFDVDAENGSTVMENAIRHAVPGIEAECGGACACATCHVYVDEAWTAEVGEPEAMEEDMLDFAYDVQPNSRLSCQIKVRDALDGLVVRVPERQG from the coding sequence ATGACCAAACTGACCTTCATCGCCCATGACGGCACTCATTTCGACGTGGATGCCGAAAACGGCTCGACGGTCATGGAAAACGCCATCCGCCACGCCGTGCCGGGGATCGAGGCGGAGTGCGGCGGCGCTTGCGCCTGCGCGACCTGCCATGTCTATGTCGATGAGGCTTGGACAGCGGAAGTCGGCGAGCCGGAGGCGATGGAAGAGGACATGCTGGACTTCGCCTACGACGTCCAGCCGAACTCGCGGCTGTCCTGCCAGATCAAGGTGCGCGACGCGCTCGACGGCCTGGTGGTGCGGGTGCCGGAGCGCCAGGGCTAA
- a CDS encoding Hpt domain-containing protein — protein MRGESGIAFSMPGGDVSGTRQSRPVDLAHLARQTMGDRALEQEVLALFVQQALSVRDKIVDADLKDRLLLAHGLKGSARGVGAFAIADCATEIERSPEDGQTLKRLGKLIDEVRDFIAAINR, from the coding sequence ATGCGTGGCGAAAGCGGCATTGCCTTCTCAATGCCCGGGGGCGACGTATCGGGAACCAGACAGTCCCGACCGGTCGATTTGGCACACCTTGCCCGGCAGACGATGGGCGACCGCGCCCTCGAGCAGGAGGTGCTGGCGCTGTTTGTACAGCAGGCGTTGTCGGTACGCGACAAAATAGTCGATGCCGATCTCAAGGATCGGCTCCTGCTGGCGCATGGTTTGAAGGGGTCGGCGCGCGGCGTCGGCGCCTTCGCCATCGCCGATTGCGCCACCGAGATCGAGCGGAGCCCGGAAGACGGCCAGACGCTCAAGCGGCTTGGCAAGCTGATCGACGAAGTGCGCGATTTCATCGCCGCCATCAATCGCTGA
- a CDS encoding kinesin produces the protein MAKKPTTTTRNLDSDVARELEKALDLDLSSDVGSGDLDIAASMEDLEAQISQAADELAREGRSQKPAPAANQAPIANQSAPKAKPAELRPVETRNGNGTQPAGFAPANDDRQKDYKTLLHSLNRRASNTVYWIVAFVSLAWIAGAGGLANLLFGPSIWRIRTLDQFLARPELIGLAIAAIVPIILFWAFAAMIRRAQDMRIAAQSMTEVAFRLTEPENMAQDRVMMIGQAVRREVAAMGEGIERTLARAVELETLVHSEVNQIERSYSENETRIRSLVDGLGSEREAVVTHAERVRASISGAHETLRDEIGAASDIIRDSILNASTKLSMTITNSGDTLIDRINESSMSIFDSVEGRLDRITDRLSTSGEAFASLLDTRIAKLTDTTDGLTRSLTDLLDDRTTGMVSLLGGAARTLNSEFEASLNGIERTLAERGQALISEFQTRAEALDTGTQKLNAALEARARQINETLVERAREIAHTFAESKDTLAAMIDQGKIQIGADMADIVTSTSSMLEARASDFAGRMEAARHVVSRSFDSDIQRLADARVGIEEAVENHSRKLSESRERMAAAMQADLEKFAEGRAGIDAAVTNQVQKLAEGRNLIARALEEDLRKVNESRAAIDASLGSHLERLEDGRNRLALALNEDSGKLVQARTIIDEMVAGHVGKLAEGRNILSRALEADLGKLSDSRASIDGLVAGQVEKIAEGRAVLAKALENDIAGIKSLIEAHSAKLVEDRSQLGRSLESDLSGIRGLLDDHSGRLANDRSLLSQTLEADLAKLAESRSSIDGLVAGQVEKLAEGRDILKRALESDLNTIKGVISSQSEKLAEDRGQLSRVLEADLQNVNSVIADHMNRLVQDRSTLSKALEDDLAKLADSRSSIDGLVAGQVEKLAEGRDILKRALEADLNTIRSTVADQSQKLVDDRAQFAQALEADLETVNGLVNSHSERLVQDRSTLSKALEVDLGNVSGLVNSHAERLVQDRSTLSKALEDDLAKLAESRSSIDGLVSGQVEKLAEGRDILKRALEADLNTIRGAVADQSQKLVDDRAQFAQALEADLESVSGLVNSHAERLVQDRSTLSKALEDDLAKLAESRSSIDGLVAGQVEKLAEGRDVLRRALEADLAKLAESRSSIDGLVAGQVEKLAEGRDILKRALEADLQMLTESRGDIDGIIAGHVGKLAEGRNMLSRALEDDLGKLAETRKDVDRSLSGHIDQIAARSTDISAAIAADVDKIEQAFSRQTGIIEERAGTMERALSTGVDNVRSVLEKSAVFVAGALREKVLEVTSTLHEQAGAAFSDADRKIAERAEQTSAALLARAEDIARTFEEADRRLHARAEDTSNALLARADDTSSSLLARAHETADQLAARAGEIAGTFDMADQKLAARAQATTDQLAARAQDTADHLAARANEIAGAFDAADQKLVARAVETAQSLAARAGDILRNFESADQRLGVRIGESAEALAARASDLGRIFDAADQQLVSRIAEGSDALSSRASEIGRIFDEADQRLVARIADSSSTIGEHAQTIVGAFASTEQRVADRARQTGQEMAVHAREIEQALAGADERLATSAAAAPPVSRSRSPASRTASPSPPRRWARGSTSRCRAPRRSSSRAPM, from the coding sequence ATGGCAAAGAAACCAACGACGACGACGAGAAATCTCGACAGCGACGTGGCCAGGGAACTGGAAAAAGCGCTCGATCTCGACCTCAGCAGCGATGTCGGTAGCGGCGATCTCGATATCGCGGCTTCGATGGAAGATCTGGAGGCGCAGATATCTCAAGCCGCCGACGAACTGGCCCGCGAGGGACGCAGCCAGAAGCCGGCCCCCGCCGCCAATCAGGCCCCCATTGCCAATCAGTCCGCGCCAAAGGCCAAGCCCGCCGAACTGCGCCCCGTCGAGACACGCAATGGCAATGGCACGCAGCCCGCGGGCTTTGCACCGGCCAATGACGATCGTCAGAAAGATTACAAGACACTCCTGCACAGCCTCAACAGGCGCGCCTCCAACACGGTCTACTGGATCGTTGCCTTTGTCTCGCTCGCCTGGATCGCGGGCGCCGGCGGGCTCGCCAACTTGCTGTTCGGACCGAGCATCTGGCGGATCCGCACACTCGACCAGTTCCTTGCCCGGCCCGAGCTGATTGGCCTCGCCATCGCGGCGATCGTACCGATCATCCTGTTCTGGGCCTTCGCGGCGATGATTCGCCGCGCCCAGGACATGCGCATTGCCGCCCAGTCGATGACGGAAGTGGCCTTCCGCCTGACCGAGCCGGAAAACATGGCGCAGGATCGCGTCATGATGATCGGCCAGGCTGTTCGCCGCGAGGTGGCGGCCATGGGCGAAGGCATCGAACGCACGCTTGCCCGTGCCGTCGAGCTGGAAACGCTGGTCCACAGCGAAGTCAACCAGATCGAACGCTCCTATTCGGAAAACGAAACTCGCATCCGTTCGCTGGTCGACGGGCTCGGCAGCGAGCGCGAGGCGGTCGTCACCCATGCCGAACGGGTCCGCGCCTCGATTTCGGGTGCGCATGAGACGCTCAGGGACGAAATCGGCGCTGCCAGCGACATCATCCGCGACTCGATCCTCAACGCCTCGACCAAGCTGTCGATGACGATCACCAATTCCGGCGACACGCTGATCGACCGCATCAATGAAAGCTCGATGTCGATCTTCGATTCGGTTGAAGGCCGGCTCGATCGTATCACCGACAGGCTGTCGACCTCTGGCGAGGCCTTCGCCAGCCTGCTCGACACGCGCATTGCCAAGCTGACCGATACGACGGACGGCCTGACCCGCTCGCTGACCGATCTGCTCGACGATCGCACCACCGGCATGGTGTCGCTGCTTGGCGGCGCCGCGCGCACCCTCAATTCGGAATTCGAAGCCAGCCTCAATGGCATCGAGCGCACGCTCGCTGAACGTGGCCAGGCGCTGATCAGCGAGTTCCAGACCCGCGCCGAAGCGCTGGACACCGGTACCCAGAAGTTGAACGCCGCGCTCGAGGCCCGCGCCCGCCAGATCAACGAAACGCTGGTCGAGCGCGCCCGCGAAATCGCCCACACCTTCGCCGAGAGCAAGGACACGCTGGCCGCGATGATCGATCAGGGCAAGATCCAGATCGGCGCCGACATGGCCGACATCGTCACCTCGACGTCGAGCATGCTGGAGGCCCGCGCCAGCGACTTTGCCGGACGCATGGAAGCGGCGCGTCATGTCGTCTCGCGCTCTTTCGATAGCGACATCCAGCGGCTTGCCGACGCCCGTGTCGGCATCGAGGAAGCCGTCGAAAACCACAGCCGCAAGCTGTCCGAAAGCCGCGAACGCATGGCCGCCGCCATGCAGGCGGATCTGGAGAAATTCGCCGAAGGCCGCGCCGGCATCGATGCCGCGGTGACCAACCAGGTGCAGAAGCTGGCCGAAGGCCGCAACCTGATCGCGCGCGCCCTCGAAGAGGATCTGCGCAAGGTCAATGAATCGCGTGCTGCCATCGACGCGTCGCTGGGCAGCCACCTCGAAAGGCTGGAAGACGGCCGCAACCGGCTCGCGCTGGCTCTCAACGAAGACTCCGGAAAACTCGTGCAAGCCCGTACGATCATTGATGAAATGGTCGCCGGCCACGTTGGAAAACTCGCCGAAGGCCGCAACATCCTGTCACGCGCCCTGGAAGCAGATCTTGGCAAACTGTCCGACAGCCGCGCCAGCATCGACGGGCTGGTCGCCGGCCAGGTCGAGAAGATCGCCGAGGGCCGTGCCGTACTCGCCAAGGCTCTGGAAAACGACATTGCCGGCATCAAGAGCCTGATCGAGGCGCATTCGGCAAAGCTGGTGGAAGACCGCAGCCAGCTCGGCCGTTCGCTCGAGAGCGATCTCTCGGGCATCCGGGGCCTGCTTGACGATCATTCGGGACGGCTTGCCAACGACCGCAGCCTGCTGTCGCAGACGCTCGAAGCCGACCTTGCCAAGCTGGCAGAAAGCCGCTCGAGCATCGATGGCCTCGTCGCCGGCCAGGTTGAGAAGCTGGCCGAGGGCCGCGACATTCTCAAGCGCGCCCTGGAATCCGACCTCAACACCATCAAGGGTGTCATTTCGAGCCAGTCGGAAAAACTGGCGGAGGACCGCGGACAGCTTTCGCGGGTTCTGGAAGCCGACCTGCAGAATGTGAACAGCGTCATCGCCGACCACATGAACAGGCTGGTTCAGGATCGTTCGACCCTGTCGAAGGCTCTCGAGGACGATCTCGCCAAGCTGGCCGACAGCCGCTCCAGCATCGACGGCCTCGTCGCCGGCCAGGTGGAAAAACTGGCCGAAGGCCGCGACATCCTCAAGCGCGCCCTGGAAGCCGACCTCAACACGATCAGGAGCACCGTTGCCGACCAGTCGCAGAAGCTGGTCGACGACCGCGCGCAGTTCGCCCAGGCGCTCGAAGCCGATCTCGAGACGGTCAACGGGTTGGTCAACAGCCACTCTGAGCGACTTGTTCAAGACCGTTCGACACTGTCGAAAGCATTGGAAGTCGACCTCGGAAACGTCAGCGGGTTGGTGAACAGCCACGCCGAAAGACTCGTGCAGGACCGCTCGACACTTTCCAAGGCATTGGAAGACGACCTCGCCAAGCTGGCCGAAAGCCGGTCGAGCATTGACGGGCTGGTTTCCGGCCAGGTCGAGAAGCTCGCCGAAGGCCGAGATATCCTCAAGCGGGCTTTGGAAGCCGACCTCAACACGATCAGAGGTGCAGTTGCCGACCAGTCGCAAAAGCTTGTCGACGACCGCGCGCAGTTCGCACAAGCTCTGGAAGCCGACCTTGAGAGCGTCAGCGGCCTGGTGAACAGCCATGCGGAAAGGCTCGTCCAGGATCGTTCTACTCTGTCGAAGGCCCTCGAGGACGATCTTGCCAAGCTGGCCGAGAGCCGTTCGAGCATCGACGGCCTGGTGGCCGGCCAGGTTGAGAAACTGGCCGAAGGCCGCGACGTACTCAGACGCGCCCTCGAAGCCGATCTCGCCAAACTGGCCGAAAGCCGCTCCAGCATCGACGGCCTCGTCGCCGGCCAGGTCGAGAAGCTGGCCGAAGGCCGCGACATTCTCAAGCGCGCCCTCGAAGCCGACCTGCAGATGCTGACCGAAAGCCGCGGCGATATCGACGGTATCATCGCCGGCCATGTCGGCAAGCTCGCCGAAGGCCGCAACATGCTGAGCCGCGCGCTGGAAGACGATCTCGGCAAGCTCGCCGAGACCCGCAAGGATGTCGACCGTTCGCTGTCCGGCCACATCGATCAGATCGCTGCCCGGAGCACCGACATTTCGGCCGCGATCGCCGCCGATGTGGACAAGATCGAGCAGGCGTTCAGCCGCCAGACCGGCATCATCGAGGAACGCGCCGGAACCATGGAGCGCGCGCTCTCGACCGGCGTCGACAATGTCCGCAGCGTGCTCGAGAAGAGCGCGGTCTTCGTCGCCGGCGCCTTGCGCGAAAAGGTCCTGGAGGTCACCAGCACGCTGCATGAGCAGGCTGGCGCGGCATTCAGTGACGCCGATCGCAAGATCGCCGAGCGCGCAGAGCAGACGTCCGCCGCCCTTCTGGCGCGGGCCGAAGACATCGCCCGCACCTTCGAGGAAGCCGACCGTCGCCTCCACGCCCGTGCGGAAGATACGTCGAACGCCTTGCTCGCCCGTGCCGACGACACCTCCAGCTCCCTGCTGGCCCGTGCCCATGAAACCGCCGATCAGCTGGCCGCCCGCGCCGGCGAGATCGCCGGTACCTTCGACATGGCGGACCAGAAGCTCGCCGCCCGTGCCCAGGCAACCACCGATCAATTGGCCGCCCGCGCTCAGGATACCGCGGATCATCTCGCCGCCCGTGCAAACGAGATCGCCGGGGCCTTTGATGCGGCCGACCAGAAACTGGTTGCCCGCGCCGTCGAGACGGCACAGTCGCTGGCCGCCCGCGCCGGCGACATCCTGCGCAACTTCGAAAGCGCCGACCAGCGGCTCGGCGTGCGCATCGGCGAATCGGCCGAGGCGCTGGCCGCCCGCGCGTCGGACCTTGGCCGCATCTTCGATGCCGCCGATCAGCAATTGGTCTCGCGTATCGCCGAAGGCTCGGATGCGCTGTCCAGCCGTGCTTCGGAAATCGGCCGCATCTTCGACGAGGCCGACCAGCGCCTGGTCGCGCGCATCGCCGACAGCTCGTCGACGATCGGCGAGCATGCGCAGACCATCGTCGGCGCTTTCGCCAGCACCGAGCAGAGGGTCGCCGACCGTGCCCGCCAGACCGGCCAGGAGATGGCCGTGCATGCCCGCGAAATCGAGCAGGCACTTGCCGGTGCCGACGAGCGTCTTGCAACGAGCGCGGCGGCCGCGCCGCCCGTGTCGAGGAGCAGATCGCCAGCGTCGAGAACCGCCTCGCCTTCACCACCGAGACGATGGGCCAGAGGCTCAACGAGCAGGTGTCGAGCGCCGAGGCGCAGCTCGTCTCGCGCGCCAATGTGA
- a CDS encoding 3'-5' exonuclease — MKTAIIFDCEFLCLEGSQRRFWCAAHDPDPVIAQIGAVRLGLEDDFPLLGTHKAYIRPIDRFGQRYELDPFFIKLTGITEENIETEGVALGEALAQVDRFSDGARFWSWGKDELNMIAISCYVAGIQPSIPATRFDNAVKLLIAAGMPIEDLARTPSNRLADYYGVDHPPLQGHDALDDALSVAYTLQHLLKTGKLRPDVFDRL, encoded by the coding sequence GTGAAGACGGCCATCATATTCGACTGCGAATTTCTCTGCCTTGAGGGTTCGCAACGCAGATTCTGGTGCGCAGCCCACGATCCCGATCCGGTCATTGCTCAGATTGGTGCGGTCAGGCTTGGTCTCGAAGACGACTTTCCCCTGCTCGGCACACACAAGGCCTATATCAGGCCGATCGACCGGTTTGGCCAGAGATACGAACTCGACCCGTTCTTCATCAAACTGACCGGCATCACCGAGGAAAACATCGAGACCGAAGGGGTCGCGCTGGGAGAAGCCCTTGCCCAGGTCGACCGGTTTTCCGATGGCGCGCGGTTCTGGTCCTGGGGCAAGGACGAGCTGAACATGATCGCCATCAGCTGCTATGTCGCGGGCATTCAGCCTTCCATCCCGGCCACCCGGTTTGACAATGCCGTAAAGCTGCTGATCGCGGCCGGGATGCCGATCGAGGATCTGGCGAGGACGCCGAGCAACAGGCTTGCGGACTATTATGGCGTCGACCACCCGCCACTGCAGGGTCATGACGCGCTCGACGATGCGCTGTCTGTAGCCTACACGCTGCAGCACCTGTTGAAGACCGGAAAGCTGCGACCGGATGTCTTCGACCGCCTTTAG
- a CDS encoding ABC-type transport auxiliary lipoprotein family protein encodes MRVDLTIRGQRGSRVKSVWVRTVGLTPAAALLALSLAGCAVLGGKPAPLDTFELSAPSVDAHGHSRKQILIAQPSALKALDSQNIVIKPSDRSIQYLKGAQWADRLPLIVQARLAETFQRSGSFAGVGKPGEGLAIDYQVIVEIRSFEVSVDGGEHAEVDLFVRILNDRNGEVRASKSFTASAPVSGSGNPAYVGALDSAFGDAAKQIVRWTDSVI; translated from the coding sequence ATGCGGGTTGATCTTACGATCCGGGGACAACGGGGATCGCGCGTGAAGTCGGTGTGGGTGAGAACGGTTGGATTGACACCGGCTGCGGCGTTGCTTGCGCTATCGCTTGCCGGCTGTGCGGTACTGGGCGGCAAGCCCGCGCCGCTCGATACGTTTGAGCTGTCGGCGCCTTCGGTCGACGCGCATGGTCATAGCCGCAAGCAAATCCTGATCGCCCAGCCCTCGGCGCTCAAGGCGCTGGACAGCCAGAACATCGTCATCAAGCCGTCGGACCGCTCGATCCAGTATCTGAAGGGCGCGCAATGGGCCGACCGCCTGCCGCTGATCGTGCAGGCGCGGCTGGCCGAGACATTCCAGCGCTCCGGCAGCTTTGCCGGTGTCGGCAAGCCGGGCGAGGGCCTGGCGATCGACTACCAGGTGATCGTCGAGATCCGTTCCTTCGAAGTGAGTGTCGACGGCGGCGAGCACGCCGAGGTCGACCTGTTCGTGCGCATCCTCAACGACCGCAACGGCGAGGTGCGCGCCTCCAAGAGCTTTACGGCTTCCGCGCCGGTTTCGGGCAGCGGCAACCCTGCCTATGTCGGCGCGCTCGACAGCGCGTTCGGGGATGCCGCCAAACAGATTGTTCGCTGGACGGATTCGGTGATCTGA
- a CDS encoding MCE family protein codes for METRANYVIVGIFTLVAILAAFAFVYWTAAIGDRGETALLRVRIPGSASGLGPGSLVLFNGVKVGVVKRVYLDLDNPTVAIADAEIDRLTPITKSTQADLGLANLTGQANIELKGADPKEVKLLDQAEKEGKVAEIIANPSAVTNLLQTAQNIFTRADKVLTELEGFTKDVRGPLTQTVQNVQTFSDALAKNSDGIDKFLSSVSALSDELKGLSGKLDGTLKAAEGILTAVDRDKIKSIVANVDTVTANLKQTSQQLDGVIKNVDTAVGSVNDFAKQTQGTLAKVDGVLDGVDPAQVRAALANIQQASENANKAAADVAKVTEKFANRADDIDQTIKDAKQLAQRLNDASVRVDGILAKVDTLLGSGQADGVMADARDTLKSFKQVADTLNVRLGVITDNLARFSGQGLSNVEALVQDSRRSISRIEEAVTDLSRNPQRILSGGDGEVRQFDGRARR; via the coding sequence ATGGAAACCAGAGCCAACTACGTCATTGTCGGCATTTTCACGCTGGTTGCGATCCTGGCGGCGTTCGCCTTCGTCTACTGGACGGCGGCGATCGGTGACAGGGGCGAGACCGCGTTGCTGCGCGTGCGTATTCCGGGTTCGGCTTCCGGCCTCGGCCCCGGCAGTCTGGTGCTGTTCAACGGCGTCAAGGTCGGTGTGGTCAAGCGCGTCTATCTCGACCTCGACAATCCGACGGTGGCCATCGCCGACGCCGAAATCGACCGGCTGACCCCGATCACCAAGTCGACGCAGGCCGATCTCGGCCTTGCCAACCTCACCGGCCAGGCCAACATCGAACTCAAGGGCGCCGACCCCAAGGAGGTCAAGCTGCTCGACCAGGCCGAGAAGGAAGGCAAGGTCGCCGAGATCATCGCCAATCCCTCCGCGGTCACCAACCTTTTGCAGACGGCACAAAACATCTTCACCCGTGCCGACAAGGTGCTGACCGAACTCGAGGGCTTCACCAAGGATGTTCGCGGGCCGCTGACGCAGACCGTGCAGAATGTGCAGACATTCTCCGATGCGCTGGCCAAGAATTCCGACGGCATCGACAAGTTCCTGTCCAGTGTCAGTGCGCTGTCCGATGAGTTGAAAGGCTTGTCCGGCAAGCTCGATGGCACGCTGAAGGCGGCAGAAGGGATTCTCACCGCGGTCGACAGGGACAAGATCAAGAGCATCGTTGCCAATGTCGATACGGTGACCGCGAACCTCAAGCAGACGTCGCAACAACTCGACGGCGTGATCAAGAATGTCGACACCGCGGTCGGATCGGTCAATGATTTCGCCAAGCAGACGCAGGGCACGCTGGCCAAGGTCGATGGCGTGCTCGACGGTGTCGATCCGGCGCAAGTGCGTGCGGCCCTGGCCAACATCCAGCAGGCCAGCGAAAACGCCAACAAGGCCGCCGCCGACGTCGCCAAGGTGACCGAAAAATTCGCCAACCGCGCCGACGATATCGACCAGACGATCAAGGACGCCAAGCAATTGGCGCAGCGGCTCAACGATGCCTCGGTGCGTGTCGACGGCATCCTCGCCAAGGTCGATACCTTGCTTGGATCGGGGCAGGCCGATGGCGTGATGGCCGACGCCAGGGATACGCTGAAGTCGTTCAAGCAGGTTGCCGATACGCTCAATGTGCGGCTTGGCGTCATCACCGACAATCTGGCGCGCTTCTCGGGCCAGGGCCTGTCGAATGTCGAGGCGCTGGTGCAGGACAGCCGCCGCTCGATCAGCCGCATCGAGGAGGCGGTCACCGATCTCAGCCGCAACCCGCAGCGCATTCTTTCGGGTGGCGACGGCGAGGTTCGGCAATTCGATGGCAGGGCGCGGCGTTGA
- a CDS encoding ABC transporter ATP-binding protein: protein MAKGDGIKMKEVDENEIVLSVRDVTVAIDGKLILDKLSLDIRRGEILGFVGASGAGKSVLLRTILGLLRKQSGTIKLFGVDVDKASDMERLRIDMRLGVLFQHGALFSALTVQENVQVPMREYLDLPRKLMDELALLKIELVGLPPDAAQKFPSELSGGMIKRAALARALALDPDIVFLDEPTSGLDPISAAEFDELVVKLRDTMDLTVYMVTHDLDTLFTACDHVAVLGKKKVLVEGTIDDMLKSEEPWVKSYFRGKRARQLDLAARA from the coding sequence ATGGCGAAGGGCGATGGCATCAAAATGAAGGAAGTGGACGAGAACGAAATCGTCCTTTCGGTGCGCGACGTCACCGTTGCTATCGACGGAAAGCTGATCCTCGACAAACTTTCGCTCGATATCAGACGCGGCGAGATCCTGGGCTTTGTCGGCGCCTCGGGCGCGGGCAAATCGGTGCTTTTGCGTACCATCCTTGGCCTGCTGCGCAAGCAATCCGGAACGATCAAGTTGTTCGGCGTCGATGTCGATAAAGCGAGCGACATGGAACGCCTTCGCATCGACATGCGGCTTGGCGTGCTGTTCCAGCATGGCGCGCTGTTTTCGGCTCTGACCGTGCAGGAAAACGTCCAGGTACCGATGCGGGAATATCTCGACCTGCCCAGGAAGCTGATGGACGAGTTGGCGTTGCTCAAGATCGAACTGGTTGGCCTGCCGCCGGATGCGGCGCAGAAATTTCCCTCCGAGCTGTCGGGCGGCATGATCAAGCGGGCAGCACTTGCGCGCGCGCTGGCGCTCGATCCGGACATCGTCTTTCTCGACGAACCGACGTCCGGCCTCGATCCGATCAGCGCGGCGGAGTTCGACGAACTGGTGGTCAAGCTGCGCGACACCATGGATTTGACCGTCTATATGGTCACGCATGACCTCGATACGCTGTTTACCGCATGCGACCACGTGGCGGTGCTCGGCAAGAAGAAAGTATTGGTCGAGGGCACCATCGACGACATGCTGAAGAGCGAGGAGCCGTGGGTAAAGTCCTATTTCCGCGGAAAACGCGCCCGGCAACTTGATCTTGCCGCACGTGCATAG